Proteins encoded within one genomic window of Saccharopolyspora pogona:
- a CDS encoding ABC transporter permease: MKANAARAGLQRGWIEFRQTLTTPQDLWGYLFPTVILLVVMSFQRGSTVAGFSLGAMTLPGALGMGIGFSGLITIAQQLTVEREDGTLLRAKATPDGMFGYLIGKITLIGCMSLVSLVILLVPGLVMFDGLATGVDTWLTLVWVLVLGLVATMPIGAIIGSLFANPRSLGLIMLPMMGLIAISGIFYPITGYPEWLQWIAQVFPMYWLGLGMRSALLPDGMAAAEIGESWRHLETVGVLGLWAVVGLVVAPVVLRRMARRESGSSVAARREKAMQRVR, encoded by the coding sequence GTGAAGGCCAACGCCGCACGCGCCGGCCTGCAGCGCGGTTGGATCGAGTTCCGCCAGACCCTGACCACCCCGCAGGACCTGTGGGGCTACCTGTTCCCCACCGTGATCCTGCTGGTCGTGATGTCGTTCCAGCGCGGGTCCACAGTGGCCGGTTTCTCGCTGGGCGCGATGACGCTGCCCGGCGCGCTCGGCATGGGCATCGGGTTCTCCGGGCTGATCACCATCGCGCAACAACTGACGGTCGAGCGCGAGGACGGCACCCTGCTGCGCGCCAAGGCCACCCCGGACGGGATGTTCGGCTACCTGATCGGCAAGATCACGCTGATCGGGTGCATGTCGCTGGTCAGCCTGGTGATCCTGCTGGTGCCCGGCCTGGTGATGTTCGACGGCCTGGCCACCGGTGTCGACACCTGGCTGACGCTGGTTTGGGTGCTGGTGCTGGGGCTCGTCGCGACGATGCCGATTGGCGCGATCATCGGCTCGCTGTTCGCCAACCCGCGGAGTCTGGGCCTGATCATGCTGCCGATGATGGGGCTGATCGCGATCTCCGGGATCTTCTACCCGATCACCGGGTACCCGGAGTGGTTGCAGTGGATCGCGCAGGTCTTCCCGATGTACTGGCTCGGGCTCGGCATGCGGTCGGCGCTGCTGCCGGACGGGATGGCGGCGGCCGAGATCGGCGAGTCCTGGCGGCACCTGGAGACTGTCGGGGTGCTCGGCCTGTGGGCCGTGGTCGGCCTGGTGGTGGCCCCGGTGGTGCTGCGCCGGATGGCGCGGCGCGAGTCGGGGTCGAGCGTGGCCGCGCGGCGCGAGAAGGCCATGCAGCGCGTGCGGTGA
- a CDS encoding YbaB/EbfC family nucleoid-associated protein, which yields MEGNILDPDSAHERLTAWKDRIDKLAADTQAMSERLQEVRVTASDPNGLTEVTIDSTGALVDLRLTERMQRTSPEVVARTIIATLGEAKNKLADRSQEIIADTVGTQSPAARAIADSVGQHLRSGPAPESAAAPGVDDQDYETHSYLDERRW from the coding sequence ATGGAGGGGAACATCCTCGATCCGGACAGCGCTCACGAGCGCTTGACCGCTTGGAAGGACCGGATCGACAAGCTGGCCGCCGACACCCAAGCGATGAGCGAGCGGCTGCAGGAAGTGCGGGTCACCGCGAGCGATCCGAACGGGCTGACCGAGGTCACGATCGACTCGACCGGCGCGTTGGTAGACCTGCGGCTGACCGAGCGGATGCAGCGGACGAGCCCGGAGGTCGTCGCTCGCACGATCATTGCGACTCTCGGCGAGGCCAAGAACAAGCTCGCCGACCGGTCGCAGGAGATCATCGCGGACACGGTGGGCACCCAATCCCCGGCGGCGCGGGCGATCGCGGACAGCGTCGGGCAGCACCTGCGGAGCGGTCCGGCTCCGGAAAGCGCCGCCGCTCCCGGCGTTGACGACCAGGACTACGAGACGCACTCCTACCTCGACGAGCGGCGGTGGTGA
- a CDS encoding S10 family peptidase, producing MAASEEKSDEVKESTTPAEPVDDLVSTHHTITADGAELAYTATTGRIVLREEVHSDGKFEGYKPRAEVFLTSYVADAEPGTRPVTFAFNGGPGSSSVWLHLGLLGPRRVVSGDAGDLAPPPYGLVDNPETLLRHSDLVFIDPVSTGYSRAVEGGTPGDFHGYQRDIESIAEVIRLWTTRNGRWMSPKYLAGESYGTLRAAALAEHLQSRHGLYPNGLLLISSVLDMGTIRFTEGNDLPYSLFLPTYAAIAHYHGKHGDRPLREVLDEAEKFAAEDYPWALARGARLSSSEREDIVRRVAALSGLSEEYVDRANLRIEHIRFFTELLRDQRATVGRMDGRFTGWEPDAAGEHFSDDPSISGIRGAYAAAINHYLREELDYASDLPYETLSSRVQPWSYKEFEGASVSVVDKLGAAFQANRHLRIHVGCGYTDGATPYFAAEHVLAQLPIPERLRENVDVRYYPAGHMMYVHEESRVQQSADLAEFVAQRV from the coding sequence ATGGCAGCCAGCGAGGAGAAATCCGACGAGGTCAAGGAATCGACCACCCCGGCCGAACCGGTCGATGATCTGGTCAGCACCCACCACACGATCACCGCGGACGGCGCGGAACTGGCCTACACCGCGACGACCGGCCGGATCGTGTTGCGCGAAGAGGTCCACTCCGACGGCAAGTTCGAGGGCTACAAGCCCAGGGCCGAGGTGTTCCTGACCTCCTACGTGGCCGACGCCGAACCCGGCACCAGACCGGTGACGTTCGCGTTCAACGGCGGCCCGGGCTCCTCCAGCGTGTGGCTGCACCTCGGGCTGCTCGGCCCGCGCCGGGTCGTCTCCGGCGACGCCGGCGATCTCGCGCCGCCGCCGTACGGGCTGGTCGACAACCCGGAAACCCTGCTGCGGCACAGCGATCTGGTGTTCATCGACCCGGTGTCGACCGGGTACTCGCGGGCGGTCGAGGGCGGCACGCCGGGCGATTTCCACGGCTACCAGCGGGACATCGAGTCGATCGCCGAGGTGATCCGGCTGTGGACCACCCGCAACGGCCGCTGGATGTCGCCGAAGTACCTCGCCGGCGAGTCCTACGGCACGCTGCGCGCCGCCGCGCTCGCCGAGCACCTGCAGTCGCGGCACGGGCTCTACCCGAACGGCCTGCTGCTGATCTCCTCGGTGCTGGACATGGGCACAATCCGGTTCACCGAAGGCAACGACCTGCCGTACTCGCTGTTCCTGCCGACGTACGCGGCGATCGCGCACTACCACGGCAAGCACGGCGACCGGCCGCTGCGCGAGGTCCTGGACGAGGCGGAGAAGTTCGCCGCCGAGGACTACCCGTGGGCGCTGGCTCGCGGCGCGCGGTTGAGCTCGTCAGAGCGCGAGGACATCGTTCGGCGGGTCGCCGCGTTGTCCGGGCTGTCCGAGGAATATGTCGACCGCGCCAACCTGCGCATCGAGCACATCCGGTTCTTCACCGAACTGCTGCGCGACCAGCGGGCGACGGTCGGCCGGATGGACGGCCGGTTCACCGGCTGGGAGCCGGATGCCGCCGGGGAGCACTTCAGCGACGACCCGAGCATCTCCGGCATCCGCGGCGCCTACGCGGCGGCGATCAACCACTACCTGCGCGAAGAGCTCGACTACGCCAGCGATCTGCCGTACGAGACGCTGTCCAGCCGGGTGCAGCCCTGGTCCTACAAGGAGTTCGAGGGCGCGAGCGTGTCCGTTGTGGACAAGCTCGGTGCGGCGTTCCAGGCCAACCGGCACCTGCGGATCCACGTCGGCTGCGGCTACACCGACGGCGCGACCCCGTACTTCGCGGCCGAGCACGTGCTGGCGCAGCTGCCGATTCCGGAGCGGCTGCGGGAGAACGTCGACGTCCGCTACTACCCCGCAGGCCACATGATGTACGTCCACGAGGAGTCCCGGGTCCAGCAGTCCGCCGACCTGGCGGAGTTCGTGGCGCAACGCGTGTAG
- a CDS encoding WXG100 family type VII secretion target: MTDKSLVAPVESSREAWTGAGLADSIEGLVDAIKSEGWVDDLLAGTGLAIEVAASALDPFSALLSNGLGWAMEYFEPLREMLDELTGKPDVVMSHASTWNNMAQELGSMAEDLRASVEADVSGWHGRAADAYRRLMGNNVEAVGGLAAISAAMAEATQGAGGLVEQTREIVRDLIADLVARVIVWAVEAIFVVTIPVVAAQIAAAVVKWAARIFTYTTALITSLTNLNKLLND, translated from the coding sequence ATGACCGACAAGTCACTGGTCGCCCCCGTCGAGTCGTCCCGCGAGGCGTGGACCGGCGCCGGGCTGGCCGACAGCATCGAGGGCCTGGTCGATGCGATCAAGAGCGAGGGCTGGGTCGACGACCTGCTGGCCGGCACGGGCCTGGCGATCGAGGTCGCGGCGAGCGCGCTGGACCCGTTCAGCGCACTGCTGTCCAACGGCCTGGGCTGGGCCATGGAGTACTTCGAGCCGCTGCGCGAGATGCTGGACGAGCTGACCGGCAAGCCGGACGTGGTCATGTCGCACGCCTCGACGTGGAACAACATGGCCCAGGAACTCGGCTCCATGGCCGAGGACCTGCGCGCGAGCGTCGAGGCGGACGTGTCCGGCTGGCACGGCCGGGCCGCGGACGCCTACCGCCGCCTGATGGGCAACAACGTGGAGGCCGTCGGGGGGCTGGCCGCGATCTCCGCGGCGATGGCGGAGGCCACCCAGGGCGCGGGCGGTTTGGTGGAGCAGACCCGCGAAATCGTTCGCGACCTGATCGCCGACCTGGTGGCGAGGGTGATCGTGTGGGCGGTCGAGGCGATCTTCGTGGTCACCATCCCGGTGGTCGCCGCGCAGATCGCCGCCGCGGTGGTCAAGTGGGCCGCGCGCATCTTCACCTACACCACGGCCCTGATCACCAGCCTGACCAACCTCAACAAGCTCCTCAACGATTAG
- a CDS encoding ABC transporter ATP-binding protein — MRYGTTDVLKGVDFATRRGEVVALLGPNGAGKTTTIEVLEGFRMRSGGDVQVLGTDPARGDENWRARLGVVLQSWRDHSKWRVRELLAHMGTYYSPYSTAQITRPWDVDELIAAVGLTEHANKRAGQLSGGQRRRLDVAIGIVGRPELLFLDEPTVGFDPQARREFHDLVHRLADDSTGILLTTHDLDEAEKLADRILILAGGRIVADGSADELSRQVAAESEVRWTRDGKRYVHSAADATHFVRDLFAQHGDEITELEVRRATLEDTYMAMVRAHESGHGDDAALPFNAEEVNR, encoded by the coding sequence ATGCGGTACGGCACGACCGACGTCCTCAAGGGTGTCGACTTCGCCACGCGCCGGGGCGAGGTGGTGGCGCTGCTGGGGCCGAACGGGGCGGGCAAGACCACGACGATCGAGGTCCTGGAAGGCTTCCGGATGCGCTCCGGCGGCGATGTCCAAGTCCTCGGCACCGACCCGGCGCGCGGCGACGAAAACTGGCGGGCCCGGCTCGGCGTCGTGCTGCAGTCATGGCGCGACCACAGCAAGTGGCGCGTCCGGGAGCTCCTGGCACACATGGGGACCTACTACTCGCCGTACTCCACGGCGCAGATCACCCGGCCCTGGGACGTCGACGAACTCATCGCGGCGGTCGGCCTGACCGAGCACGCGAACAAGCGGGCCGGGCAGCTCTCCGGCGGTCAGCGCCGCCGGCTCGACGTCGCGATCGGCATCGTCGGCCGCCCGGAACTGCTGTTCCTGGACGAGCCCACGGTCGGCTTCGACCCGCAGGCCCGCCGGGAGTTCCACGACCTCGTGCACCGGCTCGCCGACGACAGCACCGGCATCCTGCTGACCACGCACGACCTGGACGAGGCGGAGAAGCTGGCCGACCGCATCCTGATCCTGGCCGGCGGCCGGATCGTCGCCGACGGCTCCGCCGACGAGCTGTCCCGGCAGGTGGCCGCCGAGTCGGAGGTCAGGTGGACCCGCGACGGCAAGCGCTACGTGCACTCGGCCGCAGATGCCACCCACTTCGTCCGGGACCTGTTCGCGCAGCACGGCGACGAAATCACCGAACTGGAGGTGCGCCGGGCCACCCTGGAGGACACCTACATGGCGATGGTGCGCGCGCACGAATCCGGGCACGGCGACGACGCCGCGCTGCCCTTCAACGCCGAGGAGGTCAACCGGTGA
- a CDS encoding uracil-DNA glycosylase: MPDTPSRLIADPVGDPAAAAPNANRIAELDELVTHCTACPRLVEWREEVARVKRAAFRDEEYWGRPVPGFGPPDAEIAIVGLAPAAHGGNRTGRIFTGDRSGDVLFQALYDIGLASQPAARHIDDGLTLRHTRITAPVHCAPPANKPTPTERDTCRPWLVRELDLLRPTLHVVVVLGAFGWQALLPVLADAAWEVPKPRPKFGHNAHVELPPADGGNPLHLLGCYHVSQQNTFTGKLTPAMLRGVLEHAKRLAELT; this comes from the coding sequence GTGCCCGACACGCCCTCCAGGCTGATCGCCGACCCGGTCGGCGACCCCGCCGCCGCAGCCCCGAACGCGAACCGGATCGCCGAACTCGACGAGCTGGTCACCCACTGCACCGCCTGCCCGCGGCTGGTCGAGTGGCGGGAAGAGGTGGCGCGGGTCAAGCGCGCGGCGTTCCGAGACGAGGAGTACTGGGGACGACCGGTGCCCGGCTTCGGCCCGCCCGACGCGGAGATCGCGATCGTCGGACTTGCCCCGGCGGCGCACGGGGGGAACCGGACGGGCCGGATCTTCACCGGCGACCGCTCCGGCGATGTGCTGTTCCAGGCGCTCTACGACATCGGCCTGGCTTCGCAGCCGGCGGCCCGGCACATCGACGACGGTTTGACGTTGCGCCACACCAGGATCACGGCGCCGGTGCACTGCGCCCCGCCGGCCAACAAACCGACGCCGACCGAACGCGACACCTGCCGCCCGTGGCTGGTCCGCGAACTCGACCTGCTGCGCCCGACGCTGCACGTGGTCGTGGTGCTGGGCGCGTTCGGCTGGCAAGCCCTGCTCCCGGTCCTGGCGGACGCGGCCTGGGAAGTCCCCAAACCCCGACCGAAGTTCGGCCACAACGCCCACGTAGAGCTCCCGCCGGCGGACGGCGGGAACCCCCTCCACCTCCTCGGCTGCTACCACGTCAGCCAGCAGAACACCTTCACGGGGAAGCTCACCCCGGCGATGCTGCGCGGCGTGCTGGAACACGCGAAGAGGCTGGCGGAGCTAACGTGA
- a CDS encoding alpha/beta fold hydrolase — MSAIYKSEAGASEIRRHYLEVLSAWPVPAEHVWVPTREGETFVVVSGPEDAPPVLLLHGSGANTTMWLPDIATWARHFRTYAVDVIGEPGLSAPSRPPLASEAYALWLDDVLEGLGITRTSIVATSLGGWLALDYATRKPERVASLALLCPGGVGRQKVGWLFKALLLRAFGRRGVRRSAGKVAGLDPVQDKAVLDALVLTFTQFKPRAERLPVYSDDALRRLTMPVLVVVGGRDAMFDSAGTARRVRRCVPHATVNLLPKVGHAILGQTDPVLEFLRG; from the coding sequence ATGAGCGCGATCTACAAGTCCGAGGCCGGCGCGAGCGAGATCCGGCGGCACTACCTGGAGGTGCTGAGCGCCTGGCCGGTCCCCGCCGAGCACGTGTGGGTGCCGACCCGCGAGGGGGAGACGTTCGTCGTCGTCTCCGGGCCGGAGGACGCACCGCCGGTGCTCTTGCTGCACGGCTCGGGGGCGAACACGACGATGTGGCTGCCCGACATCGCCACCTGGGCGCGGCACTTCCGCACCTACGCCGTGGACGTCATCGGTGAGCCGGGCCTGAGCGCGCCGTCCCGCCCGCCTCTGGCGTCCGAGGCCTACGCGTTATGGCTGGACGACGTGCTGGAGGGGCTCGGGATCACGAGGACCTCGATCGTCGCGACCTCGCTCGGCGGCTGGCTGGCGCTGGACTACGCCACCCGCAAGCCGGAGCGGGTGGCGAGCCTGGCCCTGCTGTGCCCCGGCGGCGTGGGGCGGCAGAAGGTGGGTTGGCTGTTCAAGGCGTTGCTCCTGCGCGCGTTCGGCCGCCGGGGCGTGCGGCGATCGGCGGGAAAGGTCGCGGGTCTGGACCCGGTGCAGGACAAGGCAGTCCTCGACGCCCTGGTGCTGACCTTCACGCAGTTCAAACCGCGCGCGGAGCGGCTGCCCGTGTACTCCGACGACGCGTTGCGGCGCCTGACGATGCCCGTGCTCGTGGTGGTCGGCGGACGCGACGCCATGTTCGACTCCGCGGGAACCGCCCGGCGGGTGCGCCGGTGCGTGCCGCACGCGACCGTGAACCTCCTGCCCAAGGTCGGGCACGCGATCCTCGGCCAGACCGATCCCGTCCTGGAGTTCCTCCGCGGCTGA
- a CDS encoding TetR-like C-terminal domain-containing protein — MPPPHDLHIGCKTTLSSPLLKIHREFYGTSDQLVRSADRRNLLANRVITAETIRDLLFGPLVYHWLITGEPLDRATAETLIAAARRAVSP, encoded by the coding sequence ATGCCCCCTCCACATGATCTCCATATCGGATGCAAAACTACTCTATCGTCCCCTTTATTAAAGATTCATAGGGAATTTTATGGCACATCCGATCAGCTGGTCAGATCCGCGGATCGCCGGAACTTACTCGCGAACCGAGTGATCACCGCGGAAACCATCCGGGACCTGCTGTTCGGGCCACTGGTCTACCACTGGCTGATCACCGGCGAGCCGCTGGACCGGGCCACCGCCGAGACGCTGATCGCCGCCGCCCGCAGGGCCGTCTCGCCCTGA
- a CDS encoding type VII secretion target: MSDGYSVDAEQLRAHASKVSEIQARFGAVKSASSHITKDDQAYGPLCGWISGLLEERHADQDELIAYVAENLELAAAALRDTADYYESLDKDHADLIRSAGEGMP; the protein is encoded by the coding sequence ATGAGCGACGGGTACAGCGTCGACGCCGAGCAGTTGCGCGCCCACGCGAGCAAGGTGTCGGAGATCCAGGCGCGGTTCGGCGCGGTGAAATCCGCCAGCTCGCACATCACGAAGGACGACCAGGCGTACGGGCCGCTGTGCGGGTGGATTTCCGGCTTGCTGGAGGAACGGCACGCCGACCAGGACGAGCTGATCGCGTACGTGGCGGAGAACCTCGAACTCGCCGCGGCAGCGCTGCGCGACACCGCCGACTACTACGAATCCCTCGACAAGGACCACGCCGACCTGATCCGCTCCGCAGGCGAGGGCATGCCATGA
- a CDS encoding helix-turn-helix transcriptional regulator — MSETIYNRIAMLRAERGISRRQLSEALGVHYQTIGYLERGEYSPSLHLALRIAEHFEVPVEVVFSIHPFPRIGSGERSA; from the coding sequence ATGAGCGAGACGATCTACAACCGCATCGCGATGCTGCGGGCCGAACGCGGGATCTCCCGCCGGCAGCTCTCCGAGGCGCTCGGCGTGCACTACCAGACGATCGGCTACCTGGAGCGCGGCGAGTACAGCCCGAGCCTGCACCTGGCGCTGCGCATAGCGGAGCACTTCGAGGTCCCGGTCGAGGTGGTGTTCTCCATCCACCCGTTCCCCCGCATCGGCAGCGGCGAACGCTCCGCCTGA